In Cyclopterus lumpus isolate fCycLum1 chromosome 9, fCycLum1.pri, whole genome shotgun sequence, a single genomic region encodes these proteins:
- the LOC117735903 gene encoding LOW QUALITY PROTEIN: kinesin-like protein KIN-14E (The sequence of the model RefSeq protein was modified relative to this genomic sequence to represent the inferred CDS: inserted 4 bases in 2 codons; substituted 2 bases at 2 genomic stop codons), translating into MVEDMKGKIRLFCRIRPVNXTEVALGGTTVVEKIDDYSVTVETPRGPREFQFDMVFGAEASQEDLFHDTNRLIQSAIDGYNICIFAYGQTGSGKTFTMVGDKEQKXIMPRSFYAIFDIIHESSTKFDFKVSAYMLELYSDRLQDLFVSPASEAHAQPQSHGQARRVEIKRNRKGVVFAKGAETKEASSAQELYALFQQACANRHISATKMNVESSRSHLIVCIMMESRSLTNGSVSIGKLSLVDLAGSERAAKTGAKDHQLKEANSINKSLSAMGDVISALSAXHVPYRNSKLTQLSQMXLVNFMQDSLGGNAKTLMVVNISPSECNLDETLTSLIYATRVKAITNNAQRHVESKEIAQLKEVIMKLRSGQTVEEEDI; encoded by the exons ATGGTGGAAGACATGAAAG GTAAAATCAGATTGTTTTGTCGGATTCGACCAGTGAACTGAACAGAGGTTGCGCTGGGTGGAACCACTGTTGTGGAGAAAATAGATGATTACTCTGTCACCGTGGAAACACCTCGCGGACCGAGGGAGTTTCAGTTTGACATGGTGTTCGGTGCTGAAGCCTCTCAGGAAGACTTGTTTCATGACACCAACAG GCTGATCCAGTCAGCTATCGATGGTTACAACATCTGTATCTTTGCATATGGCCAGACGGGTTCAGGGAAGACCTTCACCATGGTGGGGGACAAGGAACAGAA GATTATGCCAAGATCTTTTTATGCTATATTTGATATCATACATGAGAGTAGCACCAAATTTGACTTCAAG GTCTCAGCCTATATGCTGGAGCTGTACAGTGACAGGCTGCAGGACCTCTTTGTGAGCCCGGCTAGTGAGGCCCATGCACAGCCCCAGTCCCATGGCCAGGCCAGGCGGGTGGAGATCAAGAGGAACAGAAAAGGGGTTGTGTTTGCCAAAGGAGCAGAGACAAAAGAGGCCTCTAGTGCCCAGGAGCTCTACGCTCTGTTCCAGCAGGCCTGCGCCAACAGACACATCTCTGCTACCA AGATGAATGTGGAGAGTTCCCGCTCCCATCTCATTGTTTGCATCATGATGGAGAGCAGGAGTCTGACCAATGGGAGTGTGAGCATCGGGAAGCTGAGCCTCGTGGACCTGGCAGGCAGTGAGAGAGCAGCCAAGACTGGTGCCAAGGACCACCAGCTAAAG GAGGCTAACTCCATTAACAAGTCTCTGAGTGCCATGGGTGATGTGATCTCAGCCTTGTCTGC CCATGTGCCATACAGGAATAGCAAGCTGACACAG CTCAGCCAAATGTGACTTGTGAATTTCATGCAGGACTCCCTGGGTGGAAATGCCAAAACCCTCATGGTCGTGAACATCTCTCCTTCAGAATGCAACCTTGATGAGACGCTCACATCTCTCAT TTACGCAACAAGAGTGAAGGCCATAACCAACAATGCCCAGAGACATGTGGAAAGCAAAGAGATTGCCCAGCTGAAAGAG GTGATCATGAAGCTGAGGTCAGGACAAacagtggaagaggaggacattTGA